From a region of the Impatiens glandulifera chromosome 4, dImpGla2.1, whole genome shotgun sequence genome:
- the LOC124935375 gene encoding uncharacterized protein LOC124935375, which yields MEEETIQKKRFRTDSDELDLDSPEVKRLRDDLLNDSDPSTTTPEDLDSFMKTFQQEISASPPPPPQTDLGYLLEASDDELGLPPSTSLTPVREQEKEQPERIELFSELWKLDDEFLSYDSFDFGIGQEDDNNYVALDGLFDYSDFAVGSSSSDAAELLVRPETLPAQ from the coding sequence atggaagaagaaaCGATTCAAAAGAAACGATTCCGCACCGATTCCGACGAGTTAGATCTTGACTCACCAGAAGTTAAGCGTCTCAGAGACGATCTCCTCAACGATTCCGATCCATCAACAACAACTCCAGAAGATCTAGATTCATTCATGAAAACCTTCCAGCAAGAGATCTCCGCTTCTCCACCGCCACCGCCACAGACGGATCTAGGTTATCTTCTAGAAGCTTCCGACGATGAACTCGGTTTACCTCCTTCTACTTCATTAACGCCGGTGAGAGAACAGGAGAAGGAACAACCGGAGAGAATTGAATTATTCAGTGAGTTATGGAAGTTAGATGATGAGTTTCTGAGTTACGATTCGTTCGATTTTGGAATCGGACAAGAGGATGATAATAATTACGTTGCTTTGGATGGATTGTTTGATTACTCTGATTTTGCCGTTGGATCGTCGTCGTCGGATGCGGCTGAGTTATTAGTGAGACCGGAAACCTTGCCGGCGCAGTAG
- the LOC124936444 gene encoding MKI67 FHA domain-interacting nucleolar phosphoprotein-like → MGIKEKKRMQKSLKKASSKFPEASSGKDETADFLPIEGGPGLKLAKTVPLASKATVLYIGHIPHGFYENEMEGFFKQFGTIKKLRIARNKKTGKSKHFGFIQFESPEVAKIVAECMNNYLMCEHMLKVHLIEPENVHPKLWSGVNRFYKPPDWVKIERKRHDKERTLEGHKKLVDGIMKRDKKRRKKIEAAGMDYECPEIVGSNPPAPKKIRFD, encoded by the exons ATGGGTATTAAGGAGAAGAAACGTATGCagaaaagtttaaaaaaagCATCATCAAAATTTCCAGAGGCTAGTAGTGGAAAAGATGAAACTGCAGATTTCTTG CCAATTGAAGGTGGTCCTGGACTTAAACTTGCTAAAACTGTACCATTGGCTAGTAAAGCTACAGTCCTCTATATAGGTCATATTCCACATGGGTTCTATGAGAATGAGATGGAAG GTTTTTTTAAACAGTTTGGTACTATCAAGAAACTTCGAATTGCAAGGAATAAGAAG ACTGGAAAGTCAAAGCACTTTGGCTTCATCCAATTTGAGTCTCCTGAG GTTGCAAAAATTGTTGCTGAATGCATGAATAATTATCTTATGTGTGAACACATGCTAAAAGTTCACCTGATTGAACCTGAGAATGTTCATCCAAAATT GTGGAGTGGTGTTAACCGCTTTTACAAGCCTCCAGATTGGGTTAAAATTGAGAGGAAGAGGCATGACAAG GAAAGAACATTGGAAGGGCACAAAAAATTGGTTGATGGAATCATGAAAAGGGATaagaaaaggaggaagaagataGAGGCAGCTGGTATGGATTACGAATGCCCAGAAATT GTGGGAAGCAATCCGCCTGCTCCAAAGAAGATTAGGTTTGATTGA